A stretch of DNA from Thermoplasmata archaeon:
ATCGTCATGGCGGCGGGGGCCGTGAGGGCCTTCCAGATTCGCCAGAAGCACATCGAGGAGAAGAGGCGGAAGGAGGAGCGCGAGAGCCTCCGCATCGAGGTCACGGAGCTGAAGTGCGCCAGGTGTGGCGAGGCCCTCGCCGACCCGGAAGCGGGCTGCATGCGCTGCAAGGCGCAGGACAAGCTGACCGCGGTCCAGACCTCCCTCTCCCATCTCAAGACGCTTGGGGTTAACGTCTCTGAGGCCGAGGTCATGCTGGAGGCCGCCGTGGACGCCTTCGACGCTAGATCCTTCGACGACGCGATCGCAGGGGCTGAGAAGGCCGGCGAGAAGGCCAAGGAGCTCGAGGCCAAGTACATGGACACTTCCAGTGAGATTGCGGAGTGGGAGGGCAAAGTCTCCGCGCTCAAGGTCGATCTGCCAGAGGCTGACGTGAGCGAGCTCGAGACAAAGATATACCACTCCAGGCTCGCGCTCGGGAGGGGGGACCACGCAGAGGCCCTTAAGAACCTCGAGGGCATGGATGAGCTCTTGACAAGGGCCGCCAAGGTTGGCCAGAAGAAGACCTACGAGACCCTCATCGAGTCATGCAAGAGGATGGTCGACAATGTCCGCAACAGGGGCGTGGTTGTGGCCCAGAGGGTCGAGGCCGCGCTGGCCGAGGCGGCGTCAGCGCTTGAGAAGCTCGAGTATGAAAAGGTGAAGGAGCTCTGCAAGGAGGCCGAGCTCTTGGTCAAGGAGGCCAGCCGGCTCTTCGTGAAAGCGAGCGAGAACCTTCGCCGGGCCGAGGCCAGGGTCCTGAACGCCAAGGGAATGGGAAAGCCCGTTGGCGAGTGCGACGAGCTGGTGACTCAGGCGAAGGGTGCTCTCTCCGCCGGAAACTACGCGAGGGTCATGGAGCTCTCGAACAAGATACTCACATTCTTTGGCGTCTCACCTAGGCCAGCCCCCAGTCCGGGGGAGAAGGTGGCCTGGAAGAAAGAGGTGGTGCGCATCGAGGGCTCCGCCGGACCTGCGGAGCCCAAGAAGCCGGTGATCGTCACCCCAGGCCCCGCCGCGCCTCCCCCGCCGCCCCCGCCCGCCCCCGCGCTCGAGCCCTCTCGCGAAGAGCTTGAGAAGTCGCAGAAGGCGATACTGGCAGCCCAGAACATCATCAACAACGCGCGTGAGCGCGGCGTGGACACCACGGACCCCACGGAGCTGCTCGAGAAGGCCCGGGCCGCCCACAAGGCTAGAATATACGATGAGGCCGTTGAGCTGGCCAAGAGCGCGCGCTTCCTCGCCGAGGAGCTCATGAAAGTCGCTCCCCCGGCAAAGCCTCCCGCGCCCACGCCGGCGCCCCCGCCGGCCGCGGCCCCGGAGGCGGCGAAGACCTGCGCCCTCCCCGGCACCGCCCCCGCCCCGGACACCGAGCCCAACAGGACAATTCAGGAGGCGGAGAGGCTGATGGCGGAGCTCGCCAAAACCGGCGCGGACCTCTCCGGGCCGGAATACTCCCTAACAAGGGCGAAGTGCGCCCGCGACGGAGGTTCGGGGGTTGTCGCCCTGACCTACGCGAAGGAGGCGATTCAGGCAATTAAAGAAATCAAAAGTCAGTACGACTCGGCCAGAAAGGAGCTCGACGCGACCGAGGCCCTTGTGAAGGCGGCGAGGGACAAGGGCGTCGATGTCTCAGACGCGGAGTTCCAGCTCAGGCAGGCTCGCGCCGCCATGGAGGGTGGAGCCTTTGGAAGGGTGACCGACACCTGCAAGAACATAGCATCGATTCTGGCGGAGCGCGCTCCGGAGCTGGCGGCGCCCGCGCCCCCGCCCGCGCTAACCACGAAGCCCCGCGAGGCAGGGCCTGGATGTCCGCGCTGCAACAAACCAATAAAGCCGCACTGGAAGACCTGCCCGTTCTGCGGAGCCTCTATCGCTCCAGCGCCAGCCCCCGGTCCCCCCGCTCCAGCCCAGCCCGCCCCAGCCCCACCCCCTGCCGCCCCTTCAGTAACCTGTGCAAAGTGCGGGGCCACGATGAAGCCCCACTGGAAGGTGTGTCCAGCTTGCGGGGCCGCGGCCGGGGTGCCTGGTGCTCCACCAGCCGTTGCCAGATGCCCTGTCTGCGGCCAGAGGGTCGAGCCTTCGATGAGCTCATGCCCGGCCTGCAAGACCTCCCTGACGCCCGAGTCCATTCCGCCCGAGCCGCCGAAAAGGGTTCTGAAAGTGGTCAAGAGCCCCCGGATAGTGACCCCTGAGGGACCCCCGCCACCCCCTGCCCCACCAGCGCCCTCCCAGCCCCCGGAGCCCACGGGGCCCACAGAGAAACCCCCGCCGCCAAAAATCATTCTCCAAACCCCGCAACCGGCCACCGCGGAGCGACCTCCCGCCCCGCCCTCACCCCCCACAACACCTCCCCCCTCGCCAAAACCCCCCAGTCCTCCCCAAGCACTAACACCAGCACCCCCAGAACCCCGCGCGCCAGCGCCCGAGGCTGCGGGAGCGGAGGGCAGGGTCGTCCTGAAGGTCAAAAAGAAGCCGAGGATAGTGGATGAGAAGAAGGCCGGGTGAGGTGTTTGCCCGCACGCCACCTGTTTCGCCCCTCATTACGGCTCTCGTGCGATGCTCCCCTCCCTCTCAGAGCAGGGACTGGGCATGCTTTTAAACCCGCCGGTCTCTAGCCCCCATCGTGTTCCTGATACCAACGGTCCCCACGTCCCAGGAGCTCCTTGACAAGGCGTTCAGGCGGGCCTCTAGGGCGACCGTGGCAGACCCCGAGAGACGGTACAGGCTCAGAAAGCTCTCGATCGCCCGCCTCGAGAGCGCCTCCCAGACGATCGCCGCAGCACTTGGCAAGGTCGTCAGATCCTTCCCCTCGTTCAACGAGCTCCACCCGTTCCACAGGGAGCTAGCGGGACTCGTCGTAGACCTTGACGCGCTGAAGAAGGCCCTCGGCGCGTTGGAGTGGGCCAGGGTGAAGGTCCTCGAAATCGCGCGCCTGGAGCTGGGGAGGATGCGCGTGTCAATCGACCCAGAATACCTCGAGCGAAGAAGGGCCGCGGCCTACGGCCGAATCAGCTCCGTGGTCTCTCGGGTCTCGGGGGCGCTGGAGACTGCAGCGCGCGCGCGGGAGAAGCTCCTCTCGCTCCCGACGATTTTCCCGGAGGCACCGACGGTCGTCCTCGCGGGCTGCCCCAACGCCGGCAAGTCCTCGCTCGTCGCGAGGCTCTCGAGCGCCAGACCGCGGATAGCGCCCTACCCATTCACGACCAAGGGAATTCTGGTCGGCCACTTCACGCACAAGTACCGGACCTATCAGGTCATTGACACGCCCGGCCTCCTCGACCGTCCCCTCAAGAAGAGGAACAAAATGGAGCTGCAGGCGATTCTAGCGCTGCGCCACCTCGCCGATGTGCTTGTCTTCGTCATCGACCCGACAGAGCAGTGCGGCACCCCCCTACCAAGGCAGAGGGCCCTACTCGAGGAGATAAGGAGGGAGTTCCCGGGGATTGAGGTCATAGAGGCCGAGACGAGGTCTGACATCCTCAAAACGGGCTCTTGCCTCGCGGTCTCGGGCCTGACGGGCGAGGGCGTGGAGGCCCTCAGGGCCCTGATTGTGGAGAGGCTGGGCGCTATTGCGGTGAGGAAAGAAAAAGAGAAAAAAAGGTCAGAAAAATCAGAAACTTCAGAATTTTCAGAAAATCTTAATTACTCCCTCCGCCATCCCTCGCTTGATGCCGGCGATGAGGAGTAGGCGCGGGGCGGGTTGCTGCCGGGTTGCCGCCATAGTGAAGGTCGATGCGAGGGGCCAGCTGGTCCTGCCCAGCGAGCTCAGGCGGGCCGCGGGCATCGGCGCGGGCGAAAGGCTCGCTCTGCTCACGTGGGTGGTCCGGGGAAGGACCTGCTGCATCGCGCTCGTCAGGGCCGACGAGCTGGGCGGGGCCG
This window harbors:
- a CDS encoding GTPase — protein: MFLIPTVPTSQELLDKAFRRASRATVADPERRYRLRKLSIARLESASQTIAAALGKVVRSFPSFNELHPFHRELAGLVVDLDALKKALGALEWARVKVLEIARLELGRMRVSIDPEYLERRRAAAYGRISSVVSRVSGALETAARAREKLLSLPTIFPEAPTVVLAGCPNAGKSSLVARLSSARPRIAPYPFTTKGILVGHFTHKYRTYQVIDTPGLLDRPLKKRNKMELQAILALRHLADVLVFVIDPTEQCGTPLPRQRALLEEIRREFPGIEVIEAETRSDILKTGSCLAVSGLTGEGVEALRALIVERLGAIAVRKEKEKKRSEKSETSEFSENLNYSLRHPSLDAGDEE
- a CDS encoding HgcAB-associated protein; the encoded protein is MPAMRSRRGAGCCRVAAIVKVDARGQLVLPSELRRAAGIGAGERLALLTWVVRGRTCCIALVRADELGGAARELIGPLSGARTGAAPARRELRRRGGGGGRQ